The following proteins come from a genomic window of Macrobrachium rosenbergii isolate ZJJX-2024 chromosome 39, ASM4041242v1, whole genome shotgun sequence:
- the LOC136825826 gene encoding uncharacterized protein encodes MAQFNVQKFAADPSAELASIPNAKKLELLELARHLSIATRSSMRKNEIRNRILEHYMRVGKLGNEARQYITREPAELTHEQQLEYERIFLEREKLAAQKLESERLAEAQRLESERQMSKLKLEFEMEKAKLQLALEREKEKLDYEASLALKFEQEKARLSRENKEHEISVLEAQEKPFDLAKNIKLVPTFTDYDPEDYFKTFEETALHLDWPRDQWVWLLRPKLTGKAAEVSRHLENTTDYQNVKQAILDAFSISVEGYRQTFRNKTKFTTETYVEFASEKLREFRKWVKSAAVSTFAELENLIVLEEFKRKLPLNIMMYLEDREEKDLLKAASLADTYSLIHKFGNSKRTDQNVKPFPAKNSETLTDMAKASNVRCSYCKKDGHTIKNCPDPKCKTSLPFRNPFNPFNFKGKTDGQMKPVSHIHSEKPVNLFDDFTFDGTVALNSDGDRYKVRILRDTGASQSLLLRNALPNIEANVTNEHVLMKDLSQISKVSLANVHLDCPIKKGNVLVGIRDIEFPVKDVTLLLANDLAGRLVVPNVIVMEKPVGENIEPDSDCSVNPSCVVTRSQKSSSDESKVTSVNFEPRDVMSRDNLIKAQKHDNTLNKLHDQAVPRSEISKSPCFYFESDLLLRFYRSPKRSSEDTWSEKRQIVLPLSVRNFIMEIAHDAYGGHLGIHKTYCKILNCFFWPNMKKDVAEFVRTCHVCQISGKPNQVIPKAPLQPILVPDEPFSKIIVDNVGPLPKTKKGNQYLLAIICPTTRYPIAIPLRNISAKNIANSLLKVFTNFGIPKEIQSDRGSNFTSDLFAQVLKELNIKQTLSAAYHPESQGALERWHQTFKSMLRKFCVESQLEWDEGIDFLLFAIREVPHESLGFSPYEMLFGRSVSGPRSVIKEEWLNTPSESSQTIQQYMNKLKSTLMQVRNIAGEKLRGQQILMKRNYDKAGKVRKFKPNDLVLAYLPVPGSPLKAKFCGPYPIIKNVNNNTYIIRTPDRRKPTQIIHVNLLKAYHSRETGNSCSETVVNLNFKEK; translated from the exons atggctcaaTTTAACGTTCAGAAGTTTGCTGCGGATCCCTCTGCTGAGTTagctagtatcccaaatgctaaGAAACTAGAGCTTCTCGAGTTAGCTAGGCATTTGTCAATTGCAACTAGGAGTAGCATGCGGAAGAATGAAATTCGCAACCGGATTCTTGAGCATTATATGCGTGTGGGTAAACTAGGCAATGAAGCTAGACAGTATATAACTCGTGAACCAGCAGAACTAACCCACGAGCAGCAGTTAGAATATGAGCGCATTTTCCTTGAACGCGAGAAACTTGCGGCACAAAAATTAGAATCCGAGAGATTAGCGGAAGCTCAAAGGTTAGAGTCAGAGAGACAAATGTCGAAACTTAAATTAGAATTCGAGATGGAGAAAGCTAAACTTCAGttagctttagagagagagaaagaaaaactggacTATGAAGCGTCGTTAGCACTTAAATTTGAACAGGAAAAAGCAAGGCTTTCTAGAGAGAATAAGGAACATGAAATTTCGGTTTTGGAAGCTCAGGAGAAACCCTTTGATTTAGCAAAAAACATTAAGTTGGTTCCCACATTCACAGATTATGATCCTGaagattattttaagacttttgaAGAGACTGCCTTGCATTTGGATTGGCCACGCGATCAGTGGGTTTGGCTATTAAGGCCGAAATTAACTGGGAAAGCTGCGGAAGTTAGTAGACATCTCGAAAATACTACAGATTACCAGAATGTTAAACAAGCAATTTTGGATGCTTTTTCAATCTCTGTCGAGGGATATCGTCAGACCTTTCGTAACAAAACTAAGTTCACAACTGAAACCTATGTAGAATTCGCTTCAGAGAAATTAAGGGAGTTTAGGAAATGGGTAAAATCTGCTGCAGTAAGTACTTTTGCTGAATTAGAGAATTTGATTGTACTTGAAGAGTTTAAACGAAAGCTTCCTTTGAACATTATGATGTATTTAGAGGATAGGGAAGAAAAAGACTTGTTAAAGGCAGCTTCTCTAGCAGACACTTACTCTTTAATACATAAATTTGGCAACAGTAAGAGAACCGACCAGAATGTAAAACCATTTCCAGCTAAAAACTCTGAAACTCTGACTGATATGGCAAAAGCGTCTAATGTTCGTTGTAGTTATTGTAAGAAAGACGGTCACACAATTAAAAACTGCCCAGATCCTAAATGTAAAACTTCCTTGCCTTTTCGGAACCCATTTAACCCTTTTAACTTTAAAGGTAAAACAGATGGCCAGATGAAGCCTGTCTCCCATATCCATTCTGAAAAGCCTGTAAATCTATTTGATGATTTTACTTTTGATGGAACTGTAGCTTTGAACTCTGATGGGGATAGATATAAAGTCAGGATACTTCGTGACACAGGTGCTTCGCAAAGTTTACTTTTAAGAAATGCTCTCCCAAATATTGAAGCTAACGTAACTAATGAACATGTTCTCATGAAAGACCTTTCACAAATATCTAAAGTTTCCCTTGCAAATGTTCATCTTGATTGTCCTATAAAGAAGGGTAATGTGCTGGTAGGCATAAGAGATATTGAATTTCCAGTAAAAGATGTAACTTTATTATTGGCTAATGACCTTGCAGGACGTTTGGTAGTTCCCAATGTCATTGTAATGGAAAAACCTGTAGGTGAAAACATTGAACCTGATTCCGATTGCTCTGTAAATCCTTCTTGTGTTGTCACTCGTAGCCAGAAATCTAGTTCGGATGAATCTAAAGTCACTTCTGTAAATTTTGAACCACGAGATGTTATGAGTAGAGATAACCTTATTAAAGCTCAGAAGCATGATAACACTTTAAATAAACTTCATGACCAAGCGGTTCCTAGAAGTGAGATTAGCAAATCCCCATGTTTTTACTTTGAATCTGATTTGTTATTGAGGTTTTACCGTTCCCCTAAGAGATCTAGTGAAGACACCTGGAGCGAAAAGCGACAAATTGTGCTACCTCTTTCTGTTAGGAATTTTATAATGGAGATAGCTCATGATGCCTATGGAGGACATTTAGGAATTCATAAGACCTATTGTAAGATTTTGAATTGTTTCTTTTGGCCTAATATGAAAAAGGATGTAGCAGAATTTGTTCGCACTTGTCATGTATGTCAGATATCAGGAAAACCTAACCAGGTAATACCCAAGGCACCTTTACAACCGATCTTAGTCCCTGATGAACCTTTTAGTAAGATAATTGTAGATAACGTTGGTCCTTTACCAAAAACCAAGAAAGGTAATCAATACTTGCTCGCTATAATATGTCCTACGACCCGTTACCCTATTGCCATCCCCCTTCGTAACATTTCTGCTAAGAACATTGCTAATTCTTTACTGAAAGTTTTCACGAATTTCGGTATCCCAAAGGAAATACAAAGTGATCGAGGTTCAAATTTCACCAGTGACCTTTTTGCCCAGGTACTTAaagaactaaatattaaacaaactttgTCTGCTGCCTATCACCCAGAGTCTCAGGGTGCCCTCGAGCGTTGGCACCAAACTTTCAAGAGTATGCTTAGGAAATTTTGTGTTGAAAGTCAACTTGAGTGGGATGAGGGCATTGATTTTCTTCTATTTGCTATCAGGGAAGTTCCCCATGAGTCCCTTGGTTTTTCACCCTACGAGATGTTGTTTGGGAGGTCAGTTAGTGGACCTCGTTCAGTAATTAAAGAGGAATGGTTGAACACCCCTTCTGAGTCTAGCCAAACCATTCaacaatatatgaataaacttaaAAGTACGTTAATGCAGGTTAGGAACATTGCTGGGGAGAAATTAAGGGGTCAACAGATCTTAATGAAGAGAAACTATGATAAAGCTGGTAAAGTCAGAAAATTTAAACCTAATGACCTTGTGTTAGCCTACCTTCCTGTCCCTGGTTCCCCTCTTAAAGCTAAGTTTTGTGGGCCCTATcccatcataaaaaatgtaaacaataatacCTACATTATCAGAACTCCAGATCGTAGAAAACCCACTCAGATCATTCATGTTAATTTACTCAAGGCTTATCACTCTAGGGAAACGGGAAATAGTTGTAGTGAGACAGTTGTTAATCTTAATTTTAAG GAAAAGTGA